In one window of Puniceicoccaceae bacterium DNA:
- a CDS encoding RHS repeat-associated core domain-containing protein has product MEESKKPLSAKRLAVGREFDLLGRMRHLQSTSSSDPAMRVTDASGSLTETMRYVYDELLPIQELDGNHTVGRSYTRGLDLTQSLQGAGGVGGLLAMTESSGATFFYFYDGNGNVTDLIDDSDAPAAHYEYDPFGKVIAQTATLDQPFQFSTKAYHAPSGLNHYLYRWYSPEMGRWPNRDPIGEMIHHIMVYAVPAHFVSFSSFGVNFIDTIQELLNDIAFLKNSSIDSVDILGLVGGPASKGNKHKANTWSQLACPSGQLRCTQQNIPASQLWNGCSVPSFLGISRQYMKIAYGVNNPSNHFSSGWKTIPIVRGNVNIVNFTNACKTHDRCFAGQCCGSNVQAAKTAHAGCNRNFTRHLNASCNGLIRDDFRKCKALAKLYSRAVSKHSNGAFIRSQLNVACTGCQCSCP; this is encoded by the coding sequence ATGGAAGAGAGTAAAAAACCCTTGAGCGCGAAGCGGCTTGCGGTGGGCAGGGAATTTGATTTACTTGGGAGGATGCGGCACCTCCAGTCGACCTCATCCTCCGACCCCGCGATGCGGGTCACAGATGCATCCGGTTCTCTGACCGAAACGATGCGCTACGTTTACGACGAATTATTGCCGATTCAGGAACTGGATGGGAATCATACAGTTGGGCGTTCTTACACCCGTGGACTCGACTTGACCCAATCCCTGCAGGGGGCCGGTGGAGTCGGCGGTCTGCTGGCCATGACAGAAAGCAGCGGCGCAACCTTCTTCTACTTCTACGATGGCAACGGCAACGTGACCGACCTGATCGACGATTCCGATGCACCCGCAGCCCACTACGAATACGATCCCTTCGGGAAAGTCATCGCCCAAACCGCCACCTTGGATCAACCCTTCCAGTTCAGCACCAAAGCCTACCACGCTCCAAGTGGATTGAATCACTACCTTTACAGGTGGTATTCACCCGAGATGGGAAGGTGGCCAAATCGAGATCCGATAGGGGAAATGATACATCATATTATGGTTTATGCGGTGCCTGCTCATTTTGTTAGTTTTTCTTCTTTCGGCGTTAATTTTATTGATACTATTCAGGAACTCCTGAATGACATAGCTTTTCTTAAAAATAGTTCTATTGATAGTGTAGATATATTGGGTCTTGTTGGTGGGCCTGCGTCAAAAGGCAACAAACACAAAGCTAATACTTGGAGTCAATTGGCTTGTCCTTCTGGGCAACTACGATGCACTCAGCAGAATATACCTGCAAGTCAGCTGTGGAATGGGTGTAGTGTGCCGTCTTTCTTGGGTATTTCAAGACAGTACATGAAAATAGCATATGGGGTCAATAATCCTAGTAACCATTTTTCGAGTGGATGGAAAACCATTCCGATTGTAAGAGGTAATGTGAATATTGTCAATTTCACCAATGCATGCAAAACTCATGACCGTTGCTTTGCTGGCCAATGTTGCGGGTCAAATGTTCAAGCCGCAAAAACGGCTCATGCTGGTTGCAATAGGAATTTCACAAGGCATCTGAATGCATCGTGTAATGGGCTGATTCGTGATGATTTTCGAAAGTGTAAAGCACTTGCGAAATTGTATTCAAGAGCAGTAAGCAAACATTCCAACGGAGCCTTTATTCGAAGTCAATTGAACGTAGCATGCACTGGTTGTCAATGTAGTTGCCCATGA
- the rpoD gene encoding RNA polymerase sigma factor RpoD → MAQSDPKSKKTSTRDKTANKAKSPVKKAEMPELEPEVPEIQDVADVVSEDDSKPRKRRGSKKMNEKVRALIRLAKEQGHVTYKEINKALGERASNPEEIENVITILNNLELKILDTGEVESLRKKKEDLEHEESIRSQQADILDDPVRMYLKQMGQVPLLTREEEVAISKRIERAEQQAQNILFQYAITNAFQIDMARKLLKREERFDQVVLDKKIESRETYFSSLPELIDEASDIQEKMERAWVDSRNNDNPTNRKRSLTRYQKFEESLRPIHKKFCFKLKIFEEFLSDLDPVVREIDEIESQLKLAERGITKKHQAINVEALQKRLDEIEAEHRVPALELASVVKNVRKGMRDAHNARTEMVEANLRLVISIAKKYTNRGLSFLDLIQEGNMGLMKAVEKFEYRRGYKFSTYATWWIRQAITRSIADQARTIRIPVHMIETLNKVIQVQKLLLQELGHEPTAEEVANEMQMPIDKVQTIMKMAQQPISLQSPVGDSDDTNFGDFIEDKGAENPYDMTAYSMLREKIIDVLDSLHERERRVLSLRFGLTDGYSRTLEEVGKQFKVTRERIRQIEAKALRKMRHPTRIRQLHGFIEGDQPVQKPVKLSTDS, encoded by the coding sequence ATGGCTCAATCTGATCCTAAATCCAAAAAAACCTCAACGCGTGACAAGACAGCCAACAAAGCAAAATCACCGGTAAAAAAGGCCGAAATGCCTGAGTTGGAGCCGGAAGTGCCTGAGATCCAGGATGTTGCGGATGTGGTTTCTGAGGATGATTCCAAGCCACGCAAACGCCGTGGCAGCAAGAAGATGAATGAGAAGGTCCGGGCGTTGATTCGTCTGGCGAAAGAACAGGGCCATGTGACCTACAAGGAGATCAACAAGGCCCTGGGTGAGCGTGCGAGCAATCCCGAGGAGATTGAGAACGTAATCACCATTCTCAACAATCTGGAGCTGAAGATTCTCGACACCGGTGAGGTCGAGTCGCTGCGCAAAAAGAAGGAGGACCTGGAGCACGAGGAAAGCATCCGCAGCCAGCAGGCGGATATTTTGGATGATCCCGTCCGCATGTATTTGAAGCAGATGGGGCAGGTTCCCCTGCTGACGCGGGAAGAGGAGGTTGCCATCTCCAAGCGCATTGAACGTGCCGAGCAGCAGGCTCAGAATATCCTGTTCCAGTATGCGATCACAAATGCATTTCAGATCGACATGGCGCGCAAGCTCTTGAAGCGTGAGGAACGCTTTGACCAGGTGGTGCTCGACAAGAAGATCGAGAGCCGTGAAACCTACTTCAGCAGCCTGCCGGAGTTGATTGATGAGGCTTCGGATATTCAGGAGAAAATGGAGCGTGCGTGGGTAGACTCCCGGAACAACGACAATCCGACGAACCGTAAGCGCTCGCTGACGCGCTACCAGAAGTTCGAGGAATCCCTCCGCCCGATCCACAAAAAATTCTGCTTCAAACTCAAGATTTTCGAAGAATTCCTGTCGGATCTCGATCCGGTGGTACGGGAAATCGATGAAATCGAGTCACAGCTGAAACTTGCCGAACGCGGCATCACCAAAAAACACCAGGCCATCAATGTCGAAGCGTTGCAAAAGCGCCTCGATGAAATTGAGGCGGAGCACCGCGTGCCCGCACTGGAGCTTGCATCGGTGGTCAAAAATGTGCGCAAGGGCATGCGTGACGCCCACAATGCCCGCACTGAGATGGTGGAGGCCAACTTGCGCCTGGTGATTTCAATTGCCAAGAAATACACGAACCGTGGGCTTTCGTTCCTGGACCTGATTCAGGAAGGCAACATGGGCCTGATGAAGGCGGTGGAGAAGTTCGAATACCGGCGGGGTTACAAGTTTTCGACCTATGCGACCTGGTGGATTCGCCAGGCGATCACGCGCTCGATTGCAGATCAGGCGCGCACGATCCGCATCCCGGTTCACATGATTGAAACCTTGAACAAGGTGATTCAAGTGCAGAAGCTGCTGTTGCAGGAACTCGGACACGAGCCGACTGCGGAAGAGGTCGCCAATGAGATGCAAATGCCCATCGACAAGGTGCAGACCATCATGAAAATGGCCCAGCAGCCGATCAGCCTGCAAAGCCCGGTTGGCGACAGCGATGACACCAATTTTGGCGATTTCATTGAGGACAAGGGGGCTGAAAATCCCTATGACATGACTGCCTACAGCATGCTGCGCGAGAAGATCATCGATGTGCTCGACAGCCTGCATGAGCGTGAGCGTCGTGTGCTTTCCCTGCGTTTTGGACTCACCGATGGCTACAGTCGCACGCTCGAAGAGGTGGGCAAGCAGTTCAAGGTGACACGCGAGCGCATTCGTCAGATTGAGGCAAAGGCTCTTCGCAAGATGCGCCACCCGACCCGCATCCGCCAGCTGCATGGCTTTATTGAGGGAGACCAGCCCGTACAAAAGCCTGTAAAGTTGTCTACTGACAGCTGA